One window from the genome of Nicotiana sylvestris chromosome 9, ASM39365v2, whole genome shotgun sequence encodes:
- the LOC104229200 gene encoding uncharacterized protein gives MTNPGSVTRLHKSEDGRFMYIFIALNASIIGWKYCYPIVVVGGTFLKSSHRGRLLTASAQDAAGKNFPLVYTVVDSENDASSEWFFEMFRQAFGERERMCVVSDRHASILRDASIVYPEVSHCVCIFHLWNNIKKQFKKNHDRLREVFFAMARAYKIEDFNCLMEDMDSIDKRVRGYLFQVGYAKWSIVHYTVNRSMVMTSNIAESLNARNKEARELPIMSLLDYMMNLVKPSTDYVYVVMDAEQRRNIVCMQIRECSCKRFQVDEIPCPHAMAVLDYTHMKAPKYCSAYYTKEYFKKTYEVPVNPLSDETTWYLPTEVLDNVVLPPIVKGKPGRPTKSRRKGLYEYLYTKTVTCGLCGKQGHNRKTCRNTQDN, from the exons ATGACAAATCCTGGTTCTGTCACAAGGTTACATAAATCAGAGGACGGTCGCTTCATGTATATTTTTATTGCACTAAATGCATCAATCATAGGATGGAAATACTGTTACCCTATCGTAGTGGTTGGTGGGACATTCCTCAAATCATCACACAGAGGAAGACTATTAACAGCTAGCGCACAAGATGCAGCAG GTAAAAATTTTCCACTAGTATACACTGTTGTAGATTCTGAAAATGATGCTTCCTCGGAATGGTTTTTTGAAATGTTTAGACAGGCTTTTGGGGAAAGGGAAAGGATGTGCGTCGTATCGGATCGTCATGCAAGCATATTGAGGGATGCTTCGATTGTGTATCCAGAGGTATCTCACTGTGTATGCATTTTTCATCTTTGGAATAACATAAAGAAGCAGTTCAAGAAAAACCATGACCGGTTGAGGGAAGTATTTTTTGCAATGGCCAGAGCATACAAAATTGAAGATTTTAATTGCCTCATGGAAGATATGGACAGCATTGATAAGAGGGTAAGGGGTTACCTATTCCAAGTTGGTTATGCAAAGTGGTCTATAGTGCATTATACTGTTAATAGATCCATGGTGATGACTTCAAATATTGCCGAGTCACTCAATGCAAGGAACAAAGAGGCAAGAGAGCTACCAATCATGAGTTTGCTAGATTACATGATGAATTTG GTGAAGCCTTCAACCGATTATGTATATGTAGTAATGGATGCGGAACAAAGGCGGAACATAGTCTGCATGCAAATAAGGGAATGCTCGTGCAAACGATTTCAAGTAGATGAGATTCCTTGTCCACATGCTATGGCAGTATTGGACTATACACACATGAAAGCACCCAAATATTGTTCTGCCTATTACACCAAGGAATACTTCAAGAAGACATATGAAGTGCCAGTTAATCCACTTTCTGATGAAACTACATGGTACCTTCCAACAGAGGTGTTAGATAATGTGGTCCTACCACCGATAGTGAAGGGCAAACCAGGAAGACCGACGAAGTCACGACGCAAGGGACTTTATGAATATCTGTATACTAAAACTGTTACATGTGGACTGTGTGGAAAACAAGGACATAACAGAAAAACATGCAGGAATACTCAAGACAACTAA